One Glycine soja cultivar W05 chromosome 2, ASM419377v2, whole genome shotgun sequence genomic region harbors:
- the LOC114390389 gene encoding methyl-CpG-binding domain-containing protein 4-like isoform X2, translating to MKRTLSQGSVDIYAAQCKNCLKWREIDTQEEFEEIRSKVTEEPFLCSRKANSSCDEPGDIEYDSTRTWVIDKPNLPKTPQGFKRSLVLRKDYSKLDAYYITPAGKKLRTRNEIAAFLKDNPEFKGVSASDFDFSSPKIMQDTIPEIIEQKDSANKKVKIAKDEV from the exons ATGAAG AGAACACTAAGCCAGGGTTCAGTTGATATATATGCTGCTCAGTGCAAAAATTGTTTGAAATGGAGAGAGATTGATACACaggaagagtttgaagagattAGAAGTAAAGTGACTGAGGAACCTTTTCTTTGCAGCAGAAAGGCTAATAGTTCCTGTGATGAACCTGGTGATATTGAATATGATTCCACTCGGACGTGGGTCATTGACAAGCCTAACCTCCCGAAGACTCCACAAGGTTTTAAGAGGAGCTTGGTGCTTAGAAAAGACTACTCCAAATTGGACGCTTACTACATCACACCTGCAGGCAAAAAACTGAGAACCCGCAATGAGATTGCTGCGTTTCTAAAAGATAATCCAGAATTCAAAGGTGTGTCTGCTTCggattttgatttttcttcccCAAAGATAATGCAAGACACCATCCCAGAGATTATTGAGCAGAAGGATTCTGCTAACAAGAAAGTTAAGATAGCCAAAGATGAGGTTTGA
- the LOC114390389 gene encoding methyl-CpG-binding domain-containing protein 4-like isoform X1 yields the protein MKSGQEISKTPSSSKRTLSQGSVDIYAAQCKNCLKWREIDTQEEFEEIRSKVTEEPFLCSRKANSSCDEPGDIEYDSTRTWVIDKPNLPKTPQGFKRSLVLRKDYSKLDAYYITPAGKKLRTRNEIAAFLKDNPEFKGVSASDFDFSSPKIMQDTIPEIIEQKDSANKKVKIAKDEV from the exons ATGAAGAGCGGTCAAGAAATCTCAAAAACACCATCCTCTTCTAAG AGAACACTAAGCCAGGGTTCAGTTGATATATATGCTGCTCAGTGCAAAAATTGTTTGAAATGGAGAGAGATTGATACACaggaagagtttgaagagattAGAAGTAAAGTGACTGAGGAACCTTTTCTTTGCAGCAGAAAGGCTAATAGTTCCTGTGATGAACCTGGTGATATTGAATATGATTCCACTCGGACGTGGGTCATTGACAAGCCTAACCTCCCGAAGACTCCACAAGGTTTTAAGAGGAGCTTGGTGCTTAGAAAAGACTACTCCAAATTGGACGCTTACTACATCACACCTGCAGGCAAAAAACTGAGAACCCGCAATGAGATTGCTGCGTTTCTAAAAGATAATCCAGAATTCAAAGGTGTGTCTGCTTCggattttgatttttcttcccCAAAGATAATGCAAGACACCATCCCAGAGATTATTGAGCAGAAGGATTCTGCTAACAAGAAAGTTAAGATAGCCAAAGATGAGGTTTGA
- the LOC114390402 gene encoding putative E3 ubiquitin-protein ligase RF298 isoform X3 → METMRASDTGNSSFCSQSCGSWPSVIVPEMDKTDDGEDRQDKGCKNKRKLTHPSILPASFPSSLIEFPRYQLPVPQSGLNGFSPSELWAELFREDEPELYMHELVDWNDPIASQLEELLLSNLQAIFSGALKRVVELGFDARLVEMSLSRKALYIEEGDPVSNIVHQTVNVLKGEDDTITDFIFDNFQHLLHYTMVEMISVVREVRPSLTVGEAMWLLLICDLNLSLACAVEDRLSVVCNGENSTSSSSPQSNCSSPTFQKDLSTNHQNQKSEEPKFGSFQNSANNQGPHASGGVKIKAENASLPITAETSSGTSGIPAHECKSGPCSKRHNRKEIAALRQRFLHMEKTYRSCGKGSFKSGGKSGTLPAKDTISTSRMVNANTSTPGNMSKPKSELSFSVKILDYCADIPFDEALGKYVPRDEKDRLILKLITRVQELQNELHGWNNWTNQKVMQVTNRLGKLQAEFKTLRKEKQDAELLKKDKKIVEENAVKRISEMENAMENTKKQIESAASATLVLEAENSLLKKELDAAKLWVVKSMTSHQQALEREQMALKQAQILESQNSLLRDELEREKHKLFNLQQELHKETNLQAKVEGRLAKERAAKEKLLAQAASIKKEREQLEQHMKSEEDMARKKAATDLQKYVEDIGKLEKELVDLKLKSDSEKIAALRRCVDVRNDSFSRTKSAPNMKGNKKSDTSQTLVSYQDKLAAGSLRREQECVMCLSEEMSVVFLPCAHQVVCPECNELHEKQGMKECPSCRAPIQRRIHARFARH, encoded by the exons ATGGAAACAATGCGTGCGTCAG ATACTGGAAATTCCTCATTTTGCTCTCAGTCTTGCGGTTCTTGGCCGAG TGTAATTGTTCCTGAAATGGACAAAACAGATGATGGCGAGGACAGACAGGATAAAGGGTGTAAGAACAAGAGAAAATTAACTCATCCTTCTATACTGCCTGCTAGTTTTCCATCATCTCTGATTGAGTTCCCTCGGTATCAATTACCGGTTCCACAAAGTGGCTTAAACGGATTTAGTCCATCTGAGTTGTGGGCAGAGTTGTTTAGAGAAGACGAACCTGAACTTTATATGCATGAGCTTGTGGATTGGAATGATCCTATTGCAAGCCAGCTTGAGGAACTACTGTTGTCTAATTTGCAAGCGATTTTCAGTGGTGCACTCAAGCGGGTTGTTGAATTAGGCTTTGATGCAAGATTGGTTGAAATGTCCCTTTCAAGGAAGGCCCTTTACATTGAGGAAGGAGACCCTGTCTCAAATATTGTACATCAGACGGTGAATGTTTTAAAGGGGGAAGATGATACTATTACAGATTTTATATTTGACAATTTTCAGCACTTGCTGCATTACACCATGGTGGAGATGATCAGTGTTGTTCGTGAAGTCAGACCCTCCTTGACAGTTGGTGAAGCAATGTGGCTTTTGCTGATATGTGACTTGAACCTTTCACTAGCTTGTGCAGTGGAAGATCGTCTGAGTGTTGTTTGTAATGGGGAAAACTCCACCAGTTCTTCCAGTCCCCAATCAAATTGCAGTTCACCAACTTTCCAGAAGGATTTGTCCACCAATCACCAGAATCAAAAGTCTGAAGAACCAAAGTTTGGAAGTTTCCAGAATTCTGCCAACAACCAAGGTCCTCATGCTTCAGGAGGGGTAAAAATTAAGGCAGAGAATGCTTCATTGCCAATTACTGCAGAGACATCCTCTGGAACTTCAGGGATTCCTGCCCACGAATGTAAATCAGGACCTTGTTCTAAGCGGCATAACAGGAAAGAAATAGCAGCACTTAGACAGAGATTCCTTCATATGGAGAAAACTTACAGGTCTTGTGGAAAAGGAAGTTTTAAATCAG GAGGTAAGTCTGGAACATTACCTGCAAAGGATACAATATCTACTTCTCGGATGGTGAATGCAAACACTTCAACACCTGGCAATATGTCCAAACCAAAATCTGAGCTAAGCTTTTCTGTCAAGATTCTTGATTACTGTGCTGATATTCCTTTTGATGAGGCTTTGGGTAAGTATGTCCCACGGGATGAGAAGGATAGGCTAATTTTGAAGTTAATAACTCGAGTGCAAGAATTGCAGAATGAGCTACATGGCTGGAACAACTGGACAAATCAGAAGGTTATGCAGGTTACCAATAGGCTTGGCAAACTACAGGCTGAGTTTAAAACTCTGAGGAAGGAGAAGCAAGATGCTGAACTGttgaaaaaagataagaaaattgtGGAGGAGAATGCTGTGAAGAGGATATCTGAAATGGAGAATGCCATGGAAAATACTAAAAAGCAAATTGAGAGTGCTGCTTCTGCTACTCTTGTGTTAGAGGCAGAAAATTCCTTGTTAAAGAAGGAGTTGGATGCTGCTAAGTTGTGGGTTGTAAAGTCAATGACAAGCCATCAACAAGCACTGGAGAGAGAGCAGATGGCTCTTAAACAGGCCCAGATATTGGAAAGCCAGAACAGTTTGCTTCGAGATGAGCTTGAGAGAGAGAAGcacaaattatttaatctgCAACAGGAGCTACACAAAGAGACAAATCTTCAAGCCAAGGTTGAG GGTAGATTGGCTAAAGAGAGAGCTGCAAAAGAAAAGCTCCTTGCACAGGCTGCATCCATTAAAAAGGAGAGAGAGCAACTTGAACAGCACATGAAATCTGAGGAGGATATGGCTAGAAAGAAGGCAGCTACTGATCTGCAGAAATATGTGGAAGATATTGGAAAGCTAGAGAAGGAGTTGGTTGACTTGAAACTAAAATCTGATTCTGAAAAAATAGCAGCACTTCGTAGGTGTGTTGATGTAAGGAATGATAGTTTCTCAAGAACCAAGAGTGCTCCAAACATGAAGGGAAACAAGAAATCTGATACGTCACAAACATTGGTGAGCTACCAAGACAAATTGGCTGCTGGAAGTTTGAGGCGTGAGCAGGAGTGTGTCATGTGCCTATCAGAGGAGATGTCAGTAGTTTTTCTGCCATGTGCACATCAGGTTGTGTGTCCTGAATGCAATGAGCTCCATGAGAAACAAGGGATGAAGGAATGCCCTTCATGTAGGGCCCCAATCCAACGTAGGATTCATGCTAGATTTGCTCGGCATTAG
- the LOC114390402 gene encoding putative E3 ubiquitin-protein ligase RF298 isoform X1, which produces METMRASDTGNSSFCSQSCGSWPSVIVPEMDKTDDGEDRQDKGCKNKRKLTHPSILPASFPSSLIEFPRYQLPVPQSGLNGFSPSELWAELFREDEPELYMHELVDWNDPIASQLEELLLSNLQAIFSGALKRVVELGFDARLVEMSLSRKALYIEEGDPVSNIVHQTVNVLKGEDDTITDFIFDNFQHLLHYTMVEMISVVREVRPSLTVGEAMWLLLICDLNLSLACAVEDRLSVVCNGENSTSSSSPQSNCSSPTFQKDLSTNHQNQKSEEPKFGSFQNSANNQGPHASGGVKIKAENASLPITAETSSGTSGIPAHECKSGPCSKRHNRKEIAALRQRFLHMEKTYRSCGKGSFKSGKVTNVSSLVVEKRLKPPSEIPNQQMKCGSSNMISTKGVRSANVACHVSNNDASVLPAGGKSGTLPAKDTISTSRMVNANTSTPGNMSKPKSELSFSVKILDYCADIPFDEALGKYVPRDEKDRLILKLITRVQELQNELHGWNNWTNQKVMQVTNRLGKLQAEFKTLRKEKQDAELLKKDKKIVEENAVKRISEMENAMENTKKQIESAASATLVLEAENSLLKKELDAAKLWVVKSMTSHQQALEREQMALKQAQILESQNSLLRDELEREKHKLFNLQQELHKETNLQAKVEGRLAKERAAKEKLLAQAASIKKEREQLEQHMKSEEDMARKKAATDLQKYVEDIGKLEKELVDLKLKSDSEKIAALRRCVDVRNDSFSRTKSAPNMKGNKKSDTSQTLVSYQDKLAAGSLRREQECVMCLSEEMSVVFLPCAHQVVCPECNELHEKQGMKECPSCRAPIQRRIHARFARH; this is translated from the exons ATGGAAACAATGCGTGCGTCAG ATACTGGAAATTCCTCATTTTGCTCTCAGTCTTGCGGTTCTTGGCCGAG TGTAATTGTTCCTGAAATGGACAAAACAGATGATGGCGAGGACAGACAGGATAAAGGGTGTAAGAACAAGAGAAAATTAACTCATCCTTCTATACTGCCTGCTAGTTTTCCATCATCTCTGATTGAGTTCCCTCGGTATCAATTACCGGTTCCACAAAGTGGCTTAAACGGATTTAGTCCATCTGAGTTGTGGGCAGAGTTGTTTAGAGAAGACGAACCTGAACTTTATATGCATGAGCTTGTGGATTGGAATGATCCTATTGCAAGCCAGCTTGAGGAACTACTGTTGTCTAATTTGCAAGCGATTTTCAGTGGTGCACTCAAGCGGGTTGTTGAATTAGGCTTTGATGCAAGATTGGTTGAAATGTCCCTTTCAAGGAAGGCCCTTTACATTGAGGAAGGAGACCCTGTCTCAAATATTGTACATCAGACGGTGAATGTTTTAAAGGGGGAAGATGATACTATTACAGATTTTATATTTGACAATTTTCAGCACTTGCTGCATTACACCATGGTGGAGATGATCAGTGTTGTTCGTGAAGTCAGACCCTCCTTGACAGTTGGTGAAGCAATGTGGCTTTTGCTGATATGTGACTTGAACCTTTCACTAGCTTGTGCAGTGGAAGATCGTCTGAGTGTTGTTTGTAATGGGGAAAACTCCACCAGTTCTTCCAGTCCCCAATCAAATTGCAGTTCACCAACTTTCCAGAAGGATTTGTCCACCAATCACCAGAATCAAAAGTCTGAAGAACCAAAGTTTGGAAGTTTCCAGAATTCTGCCAACAACCAAGGTCCTCATGCTTCAGGAGGGGTAAAAATTAAGGCAGAGAATGCTTCATTGCCAATTACTGCAGAGACATCCTCTGGAACTTCAGGGATTCCTGCCCACGAATGTAAATCAGGACCTTGTTCTAAGCGGCATAACAGGAAAGAAATAGCAGCACTTAGACAGAGATTCCTTCATATGGAGAAAACTTACAGGTCTTGTGGAAAAGGAAGTTTTAAATCAGGTAAGGTTACAAATGTTAGCAGTTTGGTTGTTGAAAAAAGACTCAAGCCACCATCTGAAATTCCTAATCAACAAATGAAATGTGGCTCCTCAAATATGATAAGCACAAAAGGAGTTCGTTCAGCAAATGTAGCATGCCATGTTTCAAACAATGATGCATCTGTTTTGCCTGCAGGAGGTAAGTCTGGAACATTACCTGCAAAGGATACAATATCTACTTCTCGGATGGTGAATGCAAACACTTCAACACCTGGCAATATGTCCAAACCAAAATCTGAGCTAAGCTTTTCTGTCAAGATTCTTGATTACTGTGCTGATATTCCTTTTGATGAGGCTTTGGGTAAGTATGTCCCACGGGATGAGAAGGATAGGCTAATTTTGAAGTTAATAACTCGAGTGCAAGAATTGCAGAATGAGCTACATGGCTGGAACAACTGGACAAATCAGAAGGTTATGCAGGTTACCAATAGGCTTGGCAAACTACAGGCTGAGTTTAAAACTCTGAGGAAGGAGAAGCAAGATGCTGAACTGttgaaaaaagataagaaaattgtGGAGGAGAATGCTGTGAAGAGGATATCTGAAATGGAGAATGCCATGGAAAATACTAAAAAGCAAATTGAGAGTGCTGCTTCTGCTACTCTTGTGTTAGAGGCAGAAAATTCCTTGTTAAAGAAGGAGTTGGATGCTGCTAAGTTGTGGGTTGTAAAGTCAATGACAAGCCATCAACAAGCACTGGAGAGAGAGCAGATGGCTCTTAAACAGGCCCAGATATTGGAAAGCCAGAACAGTTTGCTTCGAGATGAGCTTGAGAGAGAGAAGcacaaattatttaatctgCAACAGGAGCTACACAAAGAGACAAATCTTCAAGCCAAGGTTGAG GGTAGATTGGCTAAAGAGAGAGCTGCAAAAGAAAAGCTCCTTGCACAGGCTGCATCCATTAAAAAGGAGAGAGAGCAACTTGAACAGCACATGAAATCTGAGGAGGATATGGCTAGAAAGAAGGCAGCTACTGATCTGCAGAAATATGTGGAAGATATTGGAAAGCTAGAGAAGGAGTTGGTTGACTTGAAACTAAAATCTGATTCTGAAAAAATAGCAGCACTTCGTAGGTGTGTTGATGTAAGGAATGATAGTTTCTCAAGAACCAAGAGTGCTCCAAACATGAAGGGAAACAAGAAATCTGATACGTCACAAACATTGGTGAGCTACCAAGACAAATTGGCTGCTGGAAGTTTGAGGCGTGAGCAGGAGTGTGTCATGTGCCTATCAGAGGAGATGTCAGTAGTTTTTCTGCCATGTGCACATCAGGTTGTGTGTCCTGAATGCAATGAGCTCCATGAGAAACAAGGGATGAAGGAATGCCCTTCATGTAGGGCCCCAATCCAACGTAGGATTCATGCTAGATTTGCTCGGCATTAG
- the LOC114390402 gene encoding putative E3 ubiquitin-protein ligase RF298 isoform X2, with protein MDKTDDGEDRQDKGCKNKRKLTHPSILPASFPSSLIEFPRYQLPVPQSGLNGFSPSELWAELFREDEPELYMHELVDWNDPIASQLEELLLSNLQAIFSGALKRVVELGFDARLVEMSLSRKALYIEEGDPVSNIVHQTVNVLKGEDDTITDFIFDNFQHLLHYTMVEMISVVREVRPSLTVGEAMWLLLICDLNLSLACAVEDRLSVVCNGENSTSSSSPQSNCSSPTFQKDLSTNHQNQKSEEPKFGSFQNSANNQGPHASGGVKIKAENASLPITAETSSGTSGIPAHECKSGPCSKRHNRKEIAALRQRFLHMEKTYRSCGKGSFKSGKVTNVSSLVVEKRLKPPSEIPNQQMKCGSSNMISTKGVRSANVACHVSNNDASVLPAGGKSGTLPAKDTISTSRMVNANTSTPGNMSKPKSELSFSVKILDYCADIPFDEALGKYVPRDEKDRLILKLITRVQELQNELHGWNNWTNQKVMQVTNRLGKLQAEFKTLRKEKQDAELLKKDKKIVEENAVKRISEMENAMENTKKQIESAASATLVLEAENSLLKKELDAAKLWVVKSMTSHQQALEREQMALKQAQILESQNSLLRDELEREKHKLFNLQQELHKETNLQAKVEGRLAKERAAKEKLLAQAASIKKEREQLEQHMKSEEDMARKKAATDLQKYVEDIGKLEKELVDLKLKSDSEKIAALRRCVDVRNDSFSRTKSAPNMKGNKKSDTSQTLVSYQDKLAAGSLRREQECVMCLSEEMSVVFLPCAHQVVCPECNELHEKQGMKECPSCRAPIQRRIHARFARH; from the exons ATGGACAAAACAGATGATGGCGAGGACAGACAGGATAAAGGGTGTAAGAACAAGAGAAAATTAACTCATCCTTCTATACTGCCTGCTAGTTTTCCATCATCTCTGATTGAGTTCCCTCGGTATCAATTACCGGTTCCACAAAGTGGCTTAAACGGATTTAGTCCATCTGAGTTGTGGGCAGAGTTGTTTAGAGAAGACGAACCTGAACTTTATATGCATGAGCTTGTGGATTGGAATGATCCTATTGCAAGCCAGCTTGAGGAACTACTGTTGTCTAATTTGCAAGCGATTTTCAGTGGTGCACTCAAGCGGGTTGTTGAATTAGGCTTTGATGCAAGATTGGTTGAAATGTCCCTTTCAAGGAAGGCCCTTTACATTGAGGAAGGAGACCCTGTCTCAAATATTGTACATCAGACGGTGAATGTTTTAAAGGGGGAAGATGATACTATTACAGATTTTATATTTGACAATTTTCAGCACTTGCTGCATTACACCATGGTGGAGATGATCAGTGTTGTTCGTGAAGTCAGACCCTCCTTGACAGTTGGTGAAGCAATGTGGCTTTTGCTGATATGTGACTTGAACCTTTCACTAGCTTGTGCAGTGGAAGATCGTCTGAGTGTTGTTTGTAATGGGGAAAACTCCACCAGTTCTTCCAGTCCCCAATCAAATTGCAGTTCACCAACTTTCCAGAAGGATTTGTCCACCAATCACCAGAATCAAAAGTCTGAAGAACCAAAGTTTGGAAGTTTCCAGAATTCTGCCAACAACCAAGGTCCTCATGCTTCAGGAGGGGTAAAAATTAAGGCAGAGAATGCTTCATTGCCAATTACTGCAGAGACATCCTCTGGAACTTCAGGGATTCCTGCCCACGAATGTAAATCAGGACCTTGTTCTAAGCGGCATAACAGGAAAGAAATAGCAGCACTTAGACAGAGATTCCTTCATATGGAGAAAACTTACAGGTCTTGTGGAAAAGGAAGTTTTAAATCAGGTAAGGTTACAAATGTTAGCAGTTTGGTTGTTGAAAAAAGACTCAAGCCACCATCTGAAATTCCTAATCAACAAATGAAATGTGGCTCCTCAAATATGATAAGCACAAAAGGAGTTCGTTCAGCAAATGTAGCATGCCATGTTTCAAACAATGATGCATCTGTTTTGCCTGCAGGAGGTAAGTCTGGAACATTACCTGCAAAGGATACAATATCTACTTCTCGGATGGTGAATGCAAACACTTCAACACCTGGCAATATGTCCAAACCAAAATCTGAGCTAAGCTTTTCTGTCAAGATTCTTGATTACTGTGCTGATATTCCTTTTGATGAGGCTTTGGGTAAGTATGTCCCACGGGATGAGAAGGATAGGCTAATTTTGAAGTTAATAACTCGAGTGCAAGAATTGCAGAATGAGCTACATGGCTGGAACAACTGGACAAATCAGAAGGTTATGCAGGTTACCAATAGGCTTGGCAAACTACAGGCTGAGTTTAAAACTCTGAGGAAGGAGAAGCAAGATGCTGAACTGttgaaaaaagataagaaaattgtGGAGGAGAATGCTGTGAAGAGGATATCTGAAATGGAGAATGCCATGGAAAATACTAAAAAGCAAATTGAGAGTGCTGCTTCTGCTACTCTTGTGTTAGAGGCAGAAAATTCCTTGTTAAAGAAGGAGTTGGATGCTGCTAAGTTGTGGGTTGTAAAGTCAATGACAAGCCATCAACAAGCACTGGAGAGAGAGCAGATGGCTCTTAAACAGGCCCAGATATTGGAAAGCCAGAACAGTTTGCTTCGAGATGAGCTTGAGAGAGAGAAGcacaaattatttaatctgCAACAGGAGCTACACAAAGAGACAAATCTTCAAGCCAAGGTTGAG GGTAGATTGGCTAAAGAGAGAGCTGCAAAAGAAAAGCTCCTTGCACAGGCTGCATCCATTAAAAAGGAGAGAGAGCAACTTGAACAGCACATGAAATCTGAGGAGGATATGGCTAGAAAGAAGGCAGCTACTGATCTGCAGAAATATGTGGAAGATATTGGAAAGCTAGAGAAGGAGTTGGTTGACTTGAAACTAAAATCTGATTCTGAAAAAATAGCAGCACTTCGTAGGTGTGTTGATGTAAGGAATGATAGTTTCTCAAGAACCAAGAGTGCTCCAAACATGAAGGGAAACAAGAAATCTGATACGTCACAAACATTGGTGAGCTACCAAGACAAATTGGCTGCTGGAAGTTTGAGGCGTGAGCAGGAGTGTGTCATGTGCCTATCAGAGGAGATGTCAGTAGTTTTTCTGCCATGTGCACATCAGGTTGTGTGTCCTGAATGCAATGAGCTCCATGAGAAACAAGGGATGAAGGAATGCCCTTCATGTAGGGCCCCAATCCAACGTAGGATTCATGCTAGATTTGCTCGGCATTAG